A region from the Silene latifolia isolate original U9 population chromosome 7, ASM4854445v1, whole genome shotgun sequence genome encodes:
- the LOC141592635 gene encoding uncharacterized protein LOC141592635: MSSTTMVAEAMWLNIESTHSVTDDQLMILNFLFGKNFERATRIVDQRGVKKICGEPSGRSIFQVVGESRKKEEYLCFAEHFCACYSFFYDVVNRGEQLCCKHQLAARLAESLGSCVEVKLPDEELALLLSKL; encoded by the exons ATGAGTTCAACAACAATGGTGGCTGAAGCGATGTGGTTGAACATTGAGTCCACACATTCAG TAACTGATGATCAActgatgat ATTAAATTTCTTATTTGGGAAGAATTTTGAGAGAGCAACAAGGATTGTTGATCAACGAGGTGTTAAAAAGATTTGTGGTGAGCCCAGTGGTCGCTCCATTTTCCAg GTTGTAGGAGAATCTCGGAAGAAAGAAGAGTATTTATGTTTTGCTGAGCATTTTTGTGCATGCTACTCATTTTTCTATGATGTAGTAAACAGAGGAGAGCAGCTTTGT TGTAAGCACCAGTTGGCTGCAAGGCTAGCCGAATCTTTAGGTTCATGTGTAGAAGTCAAGTTACCCGATGAAGAGCTTGCATTGTTGCTTTCAAAGCTGTGA
- the LOC141592638 gene encoding tyrosine decarboxylase 1-like has protein sequence MNTSHSSLIDFKPLDTNTLQNETSKAIDFLAKYYNDVETYPVRCQLEPGYLRELVSDCPPSLPESVDKIIEDINTKIVPGLTHWQSPNFFAYFQANASNAGLLGELLCSGLNVVGFNWISSPAATELETIVMDWMAKLLNLPQEFLFSGGGGGVMHGSTCEALVCTLAAARDQALAKHGFEKITKLVVYSSDQTHFSFHKAAKLVGIPPQNIRVLTTSSSQDFELSPLILKTAIEADIAQGLVPLYVCATIGTTPSASIDPIHGLGLVARAYGAWLHVDAAYAGSACICPEYRHYLDGVELVDSISMNPHKWLLSNMDCSCLWLKSPKTLVDSLSTKPEILRNKATDFGDVIDYKDWQIALSRRFRALKLWIVISRYGSVNLIAHIRSDIELAKYFESLIELNTSFELVVPRKFALVCFRLRPTGVDADGNVMNQKLLEDINSSGEAYMIHAILSGTFTIRCAIGGSLTEKNHIDKLWNLIQDKATKRVEAAYIMH, from the exons ATGAACACCAGTCATTCATCCCTTATTGATTTTAAACCATTAGACACAAACACATTACAGAATGAAACTTCTAAGGCAATAGACTTTTTAGCCAAATACTACAATGATGTCGAAACATATCCTGTACGCTGTCAACTTGAACCCGGTTATCTTCGAGAGCTCGTATCGGATTGTCCTCCGTCATTACCCGAATCCGTAGATAAAATAATTGAGGATATTAATACAAAGATAGTCCCTGGCTTAACTCATTGGCAGAGTCCTAATTTCTTTGCTTATTTTCAAGCTAATGCTAGCAATGCTGGATTATTGGGAGAGTTACTTTGCTCAGGGCTCAATGTCGTGGGGTTTAATTGGATTTCGTCGCCTGCCGCCACTGAGCTGGAGACTATTGTTATGGATTGGATGGCAAAATTGTTGAATCTTCCCCAAGAGTTCTTGTTCTCCGGTGGAGGAGGGGGTGTTATGCATG GAAGCACATGTGAGGCACTAGTGTGCACTCTAGCGGCAGCAAGAGATCAAGCCTTGGCCAAACACGGTTTCGAAAAAATAACCAAGCTGGTTGTTTACAGTTCGGACCAAACCCACTTTTCATTCCATAAGGCCGCTAAACTCGTGGGAATTCCTCCTCAAAATATCAGGGTACTCACAACTTCATCATCTCAGGACTTTGAACTATCACCATTGATTCTGAAGACGGCAATTGAAGCCGATATTGCCCAAGGGTTGGTGCCGCTGTATGTCTGTGCCACCATTGGCACTACCCCATCTGCTTCTATCGACCCCATTCATGGCTTGGGCTTGGTTGCTAGAGCTTATGGTGCTTGGCTTCATGTTGATGCGGCTTATGCAG GAAGTGCTTGTATATGTCCAGAATATAGGCACTACTTGGATGGAGTCGAACTCGTTGATTCGATTAGCATGAACCCACACAAATGGCTCCTCTCAAACATGGATTGCTCATGCCTATGGCTCAAAAGCCCTAAAACATTAGTCGATTCACTTTCCACAAAACCCGAAATCTTACGCAACAAAGCTACTGACTTCGGGGATGTAATAGATTACAAGGACTGGCAAATTGCTCTAAGTCGTCGATTTCGAGCTCTTAAGCTATGGATAGTTATTTCTCGATATGGTTCGGTTAATTTGATTGCCCATATAAGAAGTGACATAGAGTTGGCCAAGTACTTCGAATCACTGATCGAGTTAAATACGAGCTTCGAGTTAGTGGTGCCTCGAAAATTCGCTTTGGTTTGCTTCAGGCTAAGGCCAACTGGAGTTGATGCAGATGGAAATGTGATGAACCAAAAGTTACTTGAAGACATAAACTCAAGTGGTGAAGCATACATGATTCATGCAATTTTAAGTGGTACGTTTACCATAAGATGTGCTATTGGGGGAAGTTTAACCGAAAAGAATCACATTGATAAGCTTTGGAACCTTATTCAAGACAAGGCTACTAAGAGGGTGGAGGCTGCTTATATAATGCATTAA